A portion of the Punica granatum isolate Tunisia-2019 chromosome 7, ASM765513v2, whole genome shotgun sequence genome contains these proteins:
- the LOC116215212 gene encoding cytochrome P450 CYP72A219-like produces MSATAIGIGLAIFALTLAWAWRVLDWVWLRPKKLERLLREQGFNGNPYRFLFGDLKESTKMLKESRSRPVGLSDDPVPRIFPFVFQSVNTYGKDSFTWLGPTPRLNIMNPDHIKEILSKMYDFQKPSSNPLVRLLATGLANYEGEKWATHRKIINPAFHLEKLKLMLPACYSSCNEMVTRWEKLISTEESVELDAWPELQNLTRDVISRTAFGSSYEEGKRIFELQEEQAELAIKFLQTVYIPGWRFVPTKMNKRMKYVTEEVHSLLRGIISRREKAMRAEEAATGDLLGLLLESNMKELRENRGNNYTGMSIQDVIEECKLFYFAGQETTSVLLVWTVILLSLHPQWQTQAREEVLQVFGRDGKPDLDGLNRLKIVTMILYEVMRLYPPVIVLGRFTRKEVKLGKLTIPAGVELAMPTLLVHYDKELWGEDAKEFKPERFSEGISKATKNQVSYFPFGWGPRICIGMNFALIEAKMAMAMILQRFSFELSPSYAHAPATVITLHPQHGAQVILRRA; encoded by the exons ATGTCAGCCACGGCCATTGGAATAGGTCTAGCCATCTTCGCTCTAACATTGGCATGGGCATGGAGGGTCCTCGACTGGGTGTGGCTGAGGCCAAAGAAGCTAGAGAGGCTTCTCCGAGAACAAGGTTTCAACGGGAATCCGTACAGATTCCTCTTCGGAGACCTGAAAGAGAGCACAAAGATGCTCAAAGAGTCGAGGTCTAGACCCGTCGGACTCTCAGATGACCCCGTGCCTCGTATCTTCCCTTTCGTCTTTCAATCTGTCAACACCTATG GTAAAGATTCTTTCACATGGCTGGGACCAACTCCGAGACTGAACATCATGAATCCAGACCATATCAAGGAAATTTTATCCAAGATGTACGACTTTCAGAAACCGTCCTCGAATCCCCTAGTTCGGTTGCTAGCCACTGGACTTGCAAACTACGAGGGCGAGAAATGGGCAACTCACAGGAAAATCATCAACCCTGCATTCCACCTAGAGAAACTCAAA CTCATGTTGCCTGCTTGTTATTCAAGCTGCAACGAGATGGTGACAAGATGGGAGAAGTTGATTTCGACAGAGGAATCGGTTGAGCTCGACGCATGGCCCGAACTGCAGAATCTGACACGTGACGTGATTTCTCGAACAGCATTTGGGAGTAGCTATGAAGAAGGGAAGCGTATCTTCGAGCTTCAAGAGGAACAAGCTGAGCTTGCCATCAAATTCCTTCAGACAGTCTATATCCCAGGATGGAG GTTTGTCCCGACAAAAATGAACAAGAGGATGAAGTACGTGACTGAAGAAGTGCACTCTTTGCTTCGGGGGATCATCAGCAGAAGAGAAAAAGCGATGAGGGCAGAGGAGGCTGCTACAGGTGATCTGTTGGGACTGTTGCTGGAGTCGAATATGAAGGAATTACGTGAAAACAGAGGAAACAATTACACAGGGATGAGTATTCAAGATGTGATCGAGGAATGTAAGCTTTTCTATTTTGCCGGGCAAGAAACAACCTCGGTCCTCCTCGTTTGGACAGTGATATTACTGAGTCTTCATCCTCAGTGGCAAACCCAAGCAAGAGAGGAGGTACTGCAAGTATTTGGAAGAGATGGAAAACCGGACTTAGATGGGCTGAATCGCCTTAAGATC GTTACGATGATCTTGTACGAGGTTATGAGGCTATACCCACCAGTGATAGTGCTCGGTCGTTTCACTCGCAAGGAAGTGAAACTTGGGAAGCTGACTATACCGGCCGGGGTAGAATTGGCTATGCCCACATTACTTGTCCACTACGATAAAGAGCTTTGGGGAGAAGATGCAAAGGAATTCAAGCCTGAGAGGTTCTCGGAAGGAATCTCAAAGGCAACCAAGAATCAAGTCTCGTATTTCCCATTTGGTTGGGGGCCCCGAATCTGCATCGGGATGAACTTTGCATTGATCGAAGCGAAGATGGCGATGGCGATGATACTGCAACGGTTCTCATTCGAGCTTTCTCCTTCTTACGCCCACGCCCCAGCAACGGTCATTACTCTGCATCCCCAACATGGTGCTCAAGTCATTTTGCGTAGGGCTTAA
- the LOC116215213 gene encoding cytochrome P450 72A14-like isoform X1: MGILLILLVLALVCTSWRVLNWAWLRPKRLERLLRQQGLSGSSYKSLSGDLKESTKMMMDMVSRPIGLHNDILPRVFPFEHQLVNTNGKDSFLWPGTSPRVFLMHPEQLKEVFSKIDDFQKLSSSPLVKLLVTGVVNYDGDKWATHRKIMNPAFHVEKLKLMLPAFQSTCKEMVTWWEKLMGTQECLELDVWTDLQSLTRDVISRTAFGSSYKDGRRIFDLQIEQTDLVIKSIQKVYIPGWRFLPTKTNRRMKTIYNEVQSLIRGMIDEREKAMKTGKAARDDLLGLMLESNMREIQENQGNNNRKAGMSIQDIIEECRLFYLAGQETTSSLLAWVMVLLSIHPQWQDRAREEVLQVFGREQLPDFNGLNHLKIVTMILYEVLRLYPPVPMIGRMVHKAMKLGTLTIPAGTEVALPILFIHHDKELWGEDAKEFKPERFSEGISKATRNQVSFFPFGWGPRICLGQNFALIEVKMAMAMILQRFIFELSPSYAHSPISTISLQPQHGVQVTLRRY, translated from the exons atgggGATATTACTAATCCTCCTAGTTCTAGCATTAGTCTGTACATCATGGAGAGTCCTGAACTGGGCGTGGCTGAGGCCAAAGAGGCTCGAGAGACTTTTACGGCAGCAAGGTCTTTCTGGAAGCTCATACAAGTCTCTGTCCGGAGACCTGAAAGAGAGTACGAAAATGATGATGGACATGGTATCGAGACCCATCGGCCTTCACAACGATATTTTGCCTCGAGTCTTTCCTTTCGAACACCAGCTTGTCAACACTAACG GCAAGGATTCTTTTTTGTGGCCAGGGACAAGTCCTAGAGTGTTTCTCATGCATCCCGAGCAGCTCAAGGAGGTTTTCTCCAAAATTGACGACTTCCAGAAGCTGTCCTCGTCCCCGCTGGTGAAGTTGCTGGTCACTGGAGTTGTAAACTATGATGGGGATAAGTGGGCAACACACAGGAAGATCATGAACCCAGCTTTCCACGTGGAGAAACTCAAG CTTATGTTGCCAGCATTTCAGTCAACTTGCAAAGAGATGGTGACATGGTGGGAGAAGTTAATGGGCACACAGGAATGTCTCGAGCTCGATGTGTGGACTGACCTGCAGAGTTTGACCAGAGACGTGATTTCTCGAACTGCATTTGGAAGCAGCTACAAAGACGGGAGAAGGATATTCGATCTTCAAATCGAGCAGACCGACCTCGTAATAAAAAGTATCCAGAAGGTCTATATTCCTGGTTGGAg GTTTCTTCCAACAAAAACGAATAGGAGAATGAAGACCATCTACAACGAAGTTCAATCATTGATTCGAGGGATGATTGATGAGAGGGAAAAAGCAATGAAGACCGGAAAGGCAGCTAGAGATGATCTACTGGGACTCATGCTGGAGTCTAACATGagagaaatccaagaaaaccAAGGGAACAACAACAGGAAGGCGGGAATGAGCATTCAAGACATAATTGAGGAATGCAGGCTGTTTTATCTAGCGGGCCAAGAGACAACCTCGTCTCTGCTTGCTTGGGTAATGGTGCTATTGAGCATCCATCCTCAGTGGCAAGACCGAGCCAGGGAGGAGGTTCTGCAAGTCTTTGGAAGGGAACAGTTGCCCGACTTCAATGGGTTGAACCACCTCAAGATT GTCACGATGATTCTTTACGAGGTTCTGAGGCTATATCCGCCAGTTCCAATGATTGGTCGTATGGTTCACAAGGCAATGAAACTCGGGACGTTAACCATACCAGCAGGGACAGAAGTGGCACTGCCCATCTTATTCATCCACCACGACAAAGAACTGTGGGGCGAAGACGCCAAGGAATTTAAGCCTGAGAGGTTCTCTGAAGGCATCTCAAAAGCAACCAGGAATCAAGTCTCATTCTTCCCATTTGGTTGGGGACCAAGGATCTGTCTTGGACAGAACTTTGCGCTGATAGAAGTGAAGATGGCGATGGCGATGATACTGCAACGGTTCATTTTCGAGCTCTCTCCATCTTATGCCCACTCTCCCATTTCGACCATCTCTCTTCAACCCCAACACGGCGTTCAAGTCACTTTACGCAGATATTGA
- the LOC116215213 gene encoding cytochrome P450 72A14-like isoform X2, whose product MHPEQLKEVFSKIDDFQKLSSSPLVKLLVTGVVNYDGDKWATHRKIMNPAFHVEKLKLMLPAFQSTCKEMVTWWEKLMGTQECLELDVWTDLQSLTRDVISRTAFGSSYKDGRRIFDLQIEQTDLVIKSIQKVYIPGWRFLPTKTNRRMKTIYNEVQSLIRGMIDEREKAMKTGKAARDDLLGLMLESNMREIQENQGNNNRKAGMSIQDIIEECRLFYLAGQETTSSLLAWVMVLLSIHPQWQDRAREEVLQVFGREQLPDFNGLNHLKIVTMILYEVLRLYPPVPMIGRMVHKAMKLGTLTIPAGTEVALPILFIHHDKELWGEDAKEFKPERFSEGISKATRNQVSFFPFGWGPRICLGQNFALIEVKMAMAMILQRFIFELSPSYAHSPISTISLQPQHGVQVTLRRY is encoded by the exons ATGCATCCCGAGCAGCTCAAGGAGGTTTTCTCCAAAATTGACGACTTCCAGAAGCTGTCCTCGTCCCCGCTGGTGAAGTTGCTGGTCACTGGAGTTGTAAACTATGATGGGGATAAGTGGGCAACACACAGGAAGATCATGAACCCAGCTTTCCACGTGGAGAAACTCAAG CTTATGTTGCCAGCATTTCAGTCAACTTGCAAAGAGATGGTGACATGGTGGGAGAAGTTAATGGGCACACAGGAATGTCTCGAGCTCGATGTGTGGACTGACCTGCAGAGTTTGACCAGAGACGTGATTTCTCGAACTGCATTTGGAAGCAGCTACAAAGACGGGAGAAGGATATTCGATCTTCAAATCGAGCAGACCGACCTCGTAATAAAAAGTATCCAGAAGGTCTATATTCCTGGTTGGAg GTTTCTTCCAACAAAAACGAATAGGAGAATGAAGACCATCTACAACGAAGTTCAATCATTGATTCGAGGGATGATTGATGAGAGGGAAAAAGCAATGAAGACCGGAAAGGCAGCTAGAGATGATCTACTGGGACTCATGCTGGAGTCTAACATGagagaaatccaagaaaaccAAGGGAACAACAACAGGAAGGCGGGAATGAGCATTCAAGACATAATTGAGGAATGCAGGCTGTTTTATCTAGCGGGCCAAGAGACAACCTCGTCTCTGCTTGCTTGGGTAATGGTGCTATTGAGCATCCATCCTCAGTGGCAAGACCGAGCCAGGGAGGAGGTTCTGCAAGTCTTTGGAAGGGAACAGTTGCCCGACTTCAATGGGTTGAACCACCTCAAGATT GTCACGATGATTCTTTACGAGGTTCTGAGGCTATATCCGCCAGTTCCAATGATTGGTCGTATGGTTCACAAGGCAATGAAACTCGGGACGTTAACCATACCAGCAGGGACAGAAGTGGCACTGCCCATCTTATTCATCCACCACGACAAAGAACTGTGGGGCGAAGACGCCAAGGAATTTAAGCCTGAGAGGTTCTCTGAAGGCATCTCAAAAGCAACCAGGAATCAAGTCTCATTCTTCCCATTTGGTTGGGGACCAAGGATCTGTCTTGGACAGAACTTTGCGCTGATAGAAGTGAAGATGGCGATGGCGATGATACTGCAACGGTTCATTTTCGAGCTCTCTCCATCTTATGCCCACTCTCCCATTTCGACCATCTCTCTTCAACCCCAACACGGCGTTCAAGTCACTTTACGCAGATATTGA